The genomic stretch TGTCACCGAGATCGTTGACACTGCCCGGAATACTGGTGCGGCAATAGCTGGTCCTGTACCGCTGCCCACCCGCGTACATCGTACCACCATTCAGAAGTCTGTTCACGTTGACAAAAAGTCCCGTGAGCAGTTCGAAATGCGCATTCACAAGCGCCTTCTGGATATTCTTGAACCCACTCAGCAGACAGTTGACGCTCTCGGCAAGCTTTCCTTGCCCGCTGGCGTCGATGTCGAGATCAAACTCTAGGAGTACTAGTTATGGCTAAAACTCTTGGAATTCTCGGTAAGAAGCTGGGTATGACCCGTATTTTCAAAGACGATGGTACCATCTGCCCTGTGACCGTTATTGAGGCAGGTCCTTGCCCGGTTATGCAGATCAAGACATCGGACAAGGA from Pseudodesulfovibrio profundus encodes the following:
- the rpsJ gene encoding 30S ribosomal protein S10, which translates into the protein MAASMASDRIRIKLRSYDYRILDKAVTEIVDTARNTGAAIAGPVPLPTRVHRTTIQKSVHVDKKSREQFEMRIHKRLLDILEPTQQTVDALGKLSLPAGVDVEIKL